One genomic segment of Theobroma cacao cultivar B97-61/B2 chromosome 6, Criollo_cocoa_genome_V2, whole genome shotgun sequence includes these proteins:
- the LOC18596404 gene encoding GDSL esterase/lipase At4g16230: MGTISNRLIIICSMCQILAVLSSPGICSAANVSAVFVFGDSLVEAGNNYYINTIAKPGYPNGIDFAKGSPSGRYTNARTVADIIEEELGFENYSPPYLAPNTTGDVILKGVNYASSGAGILTITGSIFGERVCMDKQVSYFAKTRQDIILRLGATAGRILLREALYLLAIGANDILFQQISTTQDITQYLDDVLSKFKSQLITLYNLDARKIIVTGSPPVGCIPFERDVRSSPDSCVSSVNDLAKLYNSRLKSLLQKLTTNLPGSTFVYVDNFAILEDIMDNYRSYGFESVDSACCRVIGRRGGLVPCGSLSRVCPDRTKFVFWDPFHPTESANLIGAKHALDGGLQYVSPMNIRQLANA, translated from the exons ATGGGCACCATTTCGAACAGGCTTATCATCATTTGTTCAATGTGTCAGATCTTAGCAGTCCTCTCGTCGCCTGGTATCTGCTCTGCAGCAAATGTTTCcgctgtttttgtttttggagaTTCTCTGGTTGAGGCAGGAAACAACTACTACATTAACACCATTGCAAAGCCAGGGTATCCAAATGGTATTGACTTTGCGAAAGGGAGTCCATCCGGACGATATACCAATGCTCGAACAGTTGCTGACATTATAG AAGAGGAATTGGGTTTTGAAAATTACTCTCCTCCTTACCTGGCTCCTAATACAACTGGAGATGTGATTTTAAAAGGTGTCAACTATGCCTCTTCTGGAGCAGGAATTTTGACTATTACCGGCTCAATTTTT GGTGAGCGTGTTTGCATGGATAAACAAGTCAGTTACTTTGCAAAAACTAGGCAAGACATCATCTTAAGACTCGGCGCAACAGCGGGTCGAATACTGCTCAGAGAGGCACTCTACCTTCTCGCAATTGGCGCCAACGATATCTTATTCCAGCAGATTTCTACAACGCAGGATATTACTCAATATCTGGATGATGTGCTTTCCAAATTCAAATCCCAACTCATA ACTCTTTATAATTTGGATGCTAGGAAGATTATAGTGACAGGATCCCCTCCCGTGGGGTGCATCCCTTTTGAGAGAGATGTACGTTCATCTCCCGACAGTTGTGTTTCCTCCGTGAATGACCTGGCCAAGTTATATAACTCTAGATTGAAGAGCCTGCTCCAAAAGCTTACAACCAATCTTCCAGGATCAACATTTGTTTATGTCGATAATTTTGCAATATTGGAGGATATCATGGACAACTATAGATCATATG GATTTGAGAGTGTAGACTCTGCTTGTTGTCGAGTAATTGGGCGGCGTGGTGGTCTAGTCCCATGCGGATCTTTATCTCGAGTCTGTCCAGACAGAACAAAGTTTGTCTTTTGGGATCCATTCCATCCAACAGAATCTGCTAATCTGATTGGAGCAAAGCATGCATTGGATGGTGGCCTTCAATATGTTTCACCCATGAACATCCGACAGCTTGCTAATGCTTGA